The following are from one region of the Biomphalaria glabrata chromosome 4, xgBioGlab47.1, whole genome shotgun sequence genome:
- the LOC106076198 gene encoding caveolin-1-like has translation MTGYELDMVNRDPNGLNDHVRVLFEEVLGEPDGAHSIDCVWSCAYKCFNCFKGCCYKFLTVLCGIPLAICWGCEFAYITFWHVWYVTPCMRAYMINCGCLQKFYGTCLQCYLQPLCEAMSYCFSNIKVTNMSG, from the exons ATGACTGGATACGAGCTGGACATGGTCAATAGAGACCCCAATGGTCTCAACGATCACGTTAGG gtACTTTTTGAAGAAGTCCTCGGTGAACCAGACGGCGCCCACTCCATCGACTGCGTCTGGAGCTGTGCCTACAAATGTTTCAACTGCTTCAAAGGCTGCTGCTACAAATTTTTAACAGTCCTTTGTGGCATACCGCTAGCCATCTGCTGGGGATGTGAGTTTGCCTACATCACTTTCTGGCATGTCTGGTACGTGACCCCATGCATGAGAGCCTACATGATCAACTGTGGATGCCTTCAGAAGTTCTACGGTACATGTCTGCAGTGCTACTTGCAGCCACTTTGTGAGGCTATGAGCTATTGCTTTAGCAACATTAAGGTCACGAACATGTCCGGATAA